The following nucleotide sequence is from Corynebacterium marinum DSM 44953.
CGAGGTCATCGAGCAGCTTGCGAGTGGGCTCGTCATCATGCTGATTATCGACCTGCAGCACCGCCTGCGGTGACCCGCAGTACCCCGGCCCACGTAACAGCTCTGCCACCTGGGTGGCGTGCTCGACATTGGAACACACAACGAACAACGCCGGGGTGATCGCCTTCCTGCTCGGGTGGTCCTGCAGATAGGTCTGGTAGGCGGCCTCCTTGTTACGCAGCAGCGACAACGCATCGCGGAGCTGACGCTCCTCCGCCTGCTCACCCTTGTACCCGGATTTCCGGTAGACCAACACCGGGGTTTTCACGAACCCGTCCGTAATCGCCTGATGGAGCGGGTAACGGTAGATGACGGCATCGCCCTTCGAGGCCGAGGCCGTCAACCCGATCGTCGCTGCAGGGGTGAGATCACGTAGCGCCTGGTTGAACGCCTTGGCCGAGGCACCGTAAAGGTGGGACTCATCCGCGATAATGATGAGATCGTCCAACTCAGTGAGGTAGTCGTACAGGGAGCCGGAGTCCTCCTGGAACGTGCGGATCTTCGTGCGCTGCCCCTCCAGCGTGCCAGTCGATGAGGTCTGGGCCTTTTTCGGGGCGACGAGCTGGTGGACGTTGAAGACGAACACCATCGACGGATCCGTCTCATCCCCGGAAAACAGGGAGGACTGTTTCACCCGCCAGGCGTCATAGGACTGCGGACTGACGACATCCGGGGCAACCTGGAACCCCCCGACATAGCGGCGAGAACCCTGGCTAAAGTTCTGCACCGTCTTGTTCTGCACCACCAGCGACGGGGTGACGACCATGATGTGGTGGATGCCCTGACGGCGGAAGTACTCCACAGCAGCAGCCATAAGATAGGTCTTACCGGCGCCGGTGGCCATGTGCATCACCAACGGGTCGAGTGGGTCAAAGGTGCCGGTGAGGTGGAAGACCAGCTGGCGCAGGCCCTCCTTATTTGGGGCACGGAGGTCGAATTCCGTGGCGATCTGATCGATCATGCCCTGATTCAAGGAAATGGGAAGACTCGCCATGACCTATTGCTCCTTCGCGCTTGAGTAGGTGAAGATCTCACTGGGGACATGCACAGCTCGACAACCCCGGCCCAGGGAACGGAGGTACTGGCGCACGCCGTCGTCGATCTCAGTCGCCGCAATCGTCAAACCTTCACCATCTGCCAGGTGCGCGATGAGGTCATCGACTTTGGCCCTGTCCAACCGGCCTTCCACCACGACCAGACGCATCGCCCCGCGCACCCCGTGGAAGTAACGGTGATCTGGGGTTAGACGGAAGTTTAGGTTTGCTGCCACCGACTCCACCAGTACCTGGCCGGTGGCAGCCTCAGTCAGGGTCACCAAGTCAAGGTTTGGGTCGTAGTCAAAACACGACGGCGACAACCGGGCCACCCTGAAGGACCCACCACCACGCCAGTTGATCACCTCTTTATTCCGCATAGCTAACAGCTTTCGTGCTTCCGTAAGCGCTGCAATGTCGTCGGTTGGAAGGCCTTCCTGCTGTAGAACGCGGCCGATGAGAGTAACAGCGTCCTTCATGTCCTCGGGAGTATTCTTCTGCGGAACCTTGACACGATCGATCTTGGGTTCCAGATCGGTAGCCATGGTCACCCCTCCCGGGTCCTCACCGTTGATGACTCTGGCCAGCCGCGGCCGGGTGAACCGCTCCATCGTGTCCTCAAGAAGCTCGCAGGTTACCCACCGGCGACCCATCTTGTGCGCCACTGCAGCCGTGGTACCCGACCCCGCGAAGACGTCAAGAACGATGTCACCCGGGTTAGAAGCGATGTGAATAATGCGTTCGAGCAGTCGCTCAGGTTTCGGCGTGGCGAAGGGCTTCGTTCCTGGAGTGAGTGCCTTAATTTCTGCTTTGGCTTCGCGATTATGTCCTACCTCTTCGTTAGTCCACCATGTACGGGGGACCATTCCGGTAGAAGGCACATACATTTTTCGACCGATGCTTCCCTTCGAACGGATGAGGTACCTGGGAAGCGGTCCAGCTTGACGCCGTTTTTCTACCAACTCACGAGCTTCTTCGACGGGCACATCGAGAACCAACGCTTTGATGCCGGTTTTTGCCCGGCTAAGTGGAATTCCTTCTATCGCGGCACGGTGTTCTTCATCATGGAGATCCTCGAGCCGGTATGGTGCCCATTCGTTCATCGCGGCGAGGATGTCCCTCTGCCCCAGACTCCAGTGTCGGCCTCGCCCTGGATACTGCATTTCACCCGTTAAGGGATTTTGAATCGCGTAGCACATTCCAGCTCCGCCATCCCCCTTATTCGCCGTGGGGTTATCGTCCCACCATGGGCCGTTCGGATCATTATCAGGGTTAGAAAAGCGCGAGTTGGCCGCAGCGGAGCGAGGAAGCCGATTGAATGTAAAAGTTTCCGACTTGCGGTAGACAAGAATGATATCGTGGTCGACGGAGAACCCCTTGGAACTCGAACGAGGAGAGTCGGCCTTCTGCCAAACTACCTCTGCCACGAAGTTCGCAGCCCCAAATATCTCGTCCATGAGGACGCGCATACGGTGGTTTTCGACGTCGTCAAGGTGGATCCAGATCGAGCCGTCGTCGGAGAGCAGCTGACGCAGGTGAATGAGGCGGTCGCGCATCATGGTCAACCAGATGGAGTGCTCGAGATTGTCCTCGTAGTTGGCAAACGTCTGGGCGGTGTTAAACGGGGGGTCGATGTAGACGCATTTGACCTCGCCGACGTATTTTTCCGCTAGCTCCGGAACCCGGGTAAGGGCCTCGAGGACGTCTCCGGATTCACCGAGGATGAGGAGGTTGTCCTCAGTGGGGAGCAGATCGGCCCGCTCGGAATAGGTGATCCTGTCTTCTTTCGGGGACAGCTCGCCACGAATGATGTCCTCAATGACGAGGGTGTGGGTTTCGCAGTAGCGGGGATCTTTGGAATCAACCCAGGTGTAGCCGTATTTGCCTTCCTCGGTCGGGATGAGGGCCTTATCTTTATTGAACCAGGTCAGTTCCAGCTTCTGAGGCCGCCGGCCCATACAATCCTCCATAATTTATCTACTACTGCAATTCACTTCAGCTTATCGGCTGGGGTTCACCTACCAACTGTTCCACCTCGGGTAACGAATGGGGCGTAAAGGGCGTGGGATCACAGCGCTCATTCCGCCGACGTCAGATTGCCTCAGCATCCGGATCCTCGAGGTGCAGTGTTTGATTCATGGTGGTGCGAAACTCCCGGTCGATGACAAAGTCCTCGTAGGCTGCGGTCTGCCGGTGCCAGTAGTTTTCCTTCATGGACGGCATCCTCTCCTTAATCGCTGCTCGGAGGGAGAGCCCCCTACTTCGGGAGGAGCGATTGCAAGTCTATTAAGACGGATGATGGCCTCGCGCGAGAAATGACGACCGGAGAAGATACCCATGGCTGTGATTATTTCACGCCTGTCTTCCTACTGCCCCAACTTTGCAACAACACCACAATATCTAGTGTTTGTTTCTATCTAGAACACTTCAGTGAGAAAGGTGTACCCTCACTCTTTTCCTCATAAAAAATCAAAAAGAAAAACACTTAGATTTCTAACACTGCCTACAGGCAGGGGAACCGTATATTGCTTATGGTGTGACCCCCTACTGCGGGAGAAGTCCCGCTTGGCGTAAAGACCTCACATGGCGTTTAACTGTGGCTTCAGAGAAACCAGTCTCCGCCATGATTTCTTTACGCGTAGGAAGCTTTCCTGTTTCAACGTAAGCCTGTCCGATAAGCGCTTGGATCTTAGCTCGTGAGGTCTGTCCTTGAACCCGCTTCTTTCGATGTGTCTTTTCCATAACTGCCCGTCGTCCTTGTGCGTATTCTCCTTCTGGGTCTGTCTCCCAGCGCTCGGCTGCCTTCTTTCCACCGCGACGTCCCATCGTGGCCAAGGCTTTTCGCTCCGCATTTGTCGCCTGACCTACGTCTGACGAGAAGCTATACGACTCGTTTTTAGACGTAGTGACATAGCCACGAACACGTCTGGCCATTGTCTGTCGATCTCTCATCAGCGGCATCTCAGATTTACGCCCATCAGATCCAACCTCTTGAGCAACCGTATAAGCCTGCTCATAGGCATCAATGATCGCGGCATCTGTCATCCGTTGACCAGCTTGGCGCAAACGGTGACCTGTTTTCAGCGCGTGGCGAAATGCCGTTTCATCCCTGGCGGCACGCCCTTCCCTTACCCACAGAACCCGTACTCCTTGGACTAATTCCGGATCGTAGTAATCAAGCTGTCCAGCAAGCTCTGTTTCTACATCCTGTGCTAAAGCTTTAAACCGTTCGGCTTCCTCACGACGTGCTTTCACAGCATTAATCAGTTCGCGGCCACTGGAAAAACGCTGTTGTGGCTTGCTGTATTGAGTTTGGCCGATCATCGAACGCACCCCTGTAAGTAAATCTCCCAGGCGGTAGACGCGGTGGTGCTGGCGATACCACCGATATGCAGTCGGGGAATCGCCGGTATAAAACGGTGACCGGCTAAAACGGTGAGAGAAGTGGGAATCATGTCCCATCCATTCTCCCAGAGTCTTGGTCGCTGCTGCTAGTAAAGCCATATGAGGTGATTGTCCATCTTTATCGGCATAGATCGGGTTGATCAGCCAGATCACCTGGCATTTACCGTTCACCGGATTAATGCCCACCCAAGCAGGATCCAGGTGGTGGTTAATCAGCTGTGAAAATTTTTCTTTCACCTCATCGTTGAGGTGAATGGGGTGGCCACCGCTAGTACCTGGAATATCAATGTCGACGACTAACACCGCCGCATATTGCTTATGAGTGAGCTGAACATATTCGCATTTTCCGAGAGCATCTGAGTCGACGCGATACATGCGTGGCGCACGAGTGCCGTCTTTTGTCGTGAAGTATGCCGCTGCGAAATCGCGCCCCCGGCTCCCGTGTAAGACGTCACGTCCTAGGTGACTTATCAGCGCATCACGATCGGTGCAGCCGGCAGGTGTGTCTTCAAGACCTCCGGTAAATAGGAGATCTTCGACGTGTCTGGTTGTGCCAGACACATGGTCGTTGGGTAGACTCATGGATAAGCTTTCTCCCAGATAGTGCTGGGGGATAAGCGAACGCCTTACGAGCTTGGACTCTCGTAGGGCGTTCTTTTTTGTAATTGTTTTTCTTAGCTTAGACCATCATCAGTTAATTTTTGCTCACTCCCACACGGGCAACACAGAAAACTTTTTAGTGCCCATTCTCTTCTACTTTCAATGCTCTTCACCACTTGGAAAAACAGTTAACGTGCACCTATACGGTAAAACCGTTATGGCGTTATGACGTTGTAGCGCTATAACGTCATAACGTTTTATTGTTGCTTCTTTTGTACGCGTTTTACGTCCTTTTCAATGAGCCGCTCGATATAAGCAGAGACACTCTCACCAGTCTCGATGGTCATGAGCTTCATCGCCTTCCACGTCTCCTCCTTGAGATAAACAGTGGTACGTCGATTGAGCTTTGGATCTTCTCCATTGGTCAATGTGGATTTCACTGAAGAGGGGCTTCCTGCTTTTCTGCCGGGCGTATCTCGGAGGGTGGATGCAATGGGACTGCGTTTTGCTGGGGGCATTAGAACATCTCCTCAATTCCTAGAATTTCTTCGCAGATTTCGTCGAATGTGTAAAGCTCGTGGGGGTTGGTTCCAAAGGTCGCTTTGATATCTTCGCGTTCTGGGACGAAGGATGCGAAGGTTTGGATTCCTTGGTCTTCAAAAACGTCACGGGTTTCTTGGTACAGCCTGCGGCGCTCGTGAACGCCAATCAGTAGCACGGCTGCATTCTTATGAGTCAAGGTGTCTAGCGTCGGCCATACTCGGTCGATGTCCAAGGGGGAAGGGTGGGTTGGGACGATGACAAGGTCGGCGGTGTCAATGGCGGCCTGGATTTCTGCGGCTGATCCCGGAGGGGTGTCGATAATTTGCCAGTCGTCAGTTTTTTTAAGTGACTGCAGTTTCTTTGCGTTGATAGGCTCAGTAGGAAATTCCAGTGGGTCACCGTTGTGGTTGGCAATTTCTGCCCAACGCATAGCTGACCCCTGTGGGTCAGCGTCAAACAATTCAACAACGATGCCACGTCGTGCGGCAGCGGTCGCCAAGAAAATAGAGCTAGTTGTTTTGCCCACACCTCCCTTGGTGTGGACGAATGATATACGCATGATGGAAGCCTTTCTTTTTACACCGCTGATATAAATCCGACTAACAACACTTTAGCATTAAAACGCCATAACGTCGTAGCGTTAAAACTCTTTAACGTTACAACACTATGACGTTGTAACGTTAAAGAGTTTTAGGTTAAAACACCTGATCACAGGAGCTGCATGTGTTTTTAAAGTTTCATCATTAAGCGTCATCAGGTTGGTGTAAAAGGGGTGGAAGTACCGTAAGCAATAAAACGGTGCCCTAAGGGCTGCACTCCTAGGGCACTAGTGAAAGGTTGGATGATATCTCTAGCTTTAGAGTCGTGAGCAGATTCTCAAATAAGGTTTAGAGATCCATACCGTTGTCGTTGTGAGACGAGTGCTCCCAGCTGCTGGTGTGGTCATAGTCATCTGCTGCGGTGTCATCATGATGCGACTCAGCGAGGTTAAGCTCACCGTCATGTAGCAGTAGCGGATTAAGGTTTACGGAGCTCAGTTCCTGTACTGCGTCCACGTGCTTATCTTGCGCTGTCTGATACGCCGTGCGTGCCTGATCAAGATCCGCTTTTACGTCAGCAACCTTGTGCTCGCACTGATCACGATAAATCTGCTGCTGATCACGCTCGATCATTAACTGCTCGATCTGGTCTAAACCTTCACGTGGTTTAAACGCTTTGGCAAGAAAACCGCGCTGCTCACGCTCTACCTCTTTAGCGTGAATACGGTTGTCTAGCTCATAAATGTGGCGGTTGGCTTGAGAAAGCTCACGATCAGCATCACGACGAGCAAGTTCCAGCTCACTAACCTGAGCACGTAAATCAGAGACCTCCTGCTCACAGTGCTCAATCTTCGCGCTGATGCGAGCTTTTTCCTCCTCATGCGGGGTTTTCTTACGCTGTGCTGGCTCCTGCATCTGCTTCTGCATAGTCGCAGAAAGTTCTTCTGGACTCATCGACAAGTAATCCGCTGAAAATGGCTGATCTACACCAGAAATGGATGACAATGTATCCGTACGGTCTTTATCTCGTGCTCGCTTTACCGCCTGCTTCACACGCACAGCTGTATTACTCGTGGCATAAAACTCCTGCACCCGTTCTAGCCGCTTTTCTGCACGCTGATCCACGACCTGCGCCATACGCGTACCCCGAAACGGGCTTTCACCAGTGGGTAGATTGCTCGACAACCGAGACAAGCCCCAATCCAGGCGAGCCTGACGATGTACCTCATGAGGGCTTTGATCACTATGACTACGGGTTGCTGCCTGCACCAACAGATCACGTGCATACTGAGCTGATTCACGACGCTGCGTCGGGGTCGTTGTGCCATGCCCAGTGTCACTATCACCTGGCATGGATTCAGCCATATACAAATAATTAGCTTCCCGCCCACGAGTAAGCGGCACATACACTCCTGCTCGATCAATCTGGCCAACACCTGCGACCACACGTGCCACATCCACTGTTGCACCTTGAGCAGCATGACCAGTAGAGGCATAACCCAACTGCACATGCTCGGCCAGATAAGCAGGATGAAGCCGCACGGTCGCGGCCGTGTCATCGAGTCGACGTGCCAGCACGAAACCATCACCATCGATAGCCTCCACCTGCCAACGCTGCCCATTACGCACCACATCACCACTATTGGTGGTTAGCTCATAGTCATTGCGGCGGGTCAAAATCGTATCCCCAACATGGGCATACTGACCTGCAGCCAACTCGATAGCCTCAGCACCATCCACCACACCAGCAGCAATCATGGTCTGCTGTGCCGCACGGTTTAACGCATCAACATAATCATGGGTCGATGCCACCAACAACGAGTCCTTGCCCGCAGCAACATCCTCACGCCACCCAGCCAGCGCATCATCCAACATCGCAGTCACCGATCCAGCATGCAAACGACTAGCACCAGCGTAGAAATCAGCAGCACGTTCCACATCGGGCAGTACCCCAGTACGCAACCGTTTTGATGCCACACGTTCTTTCTCGTCATGCTGGCGGAAGACTTCACGCAGCTCCACCGCATCAGGCACCTCATGTGCCAAGGTGGCAAGCAAACCACCCCGGGCTTTCACCGCACCATACTGATACGGATCACCCACCAATACGACCCGCGCATCAGCGGCATGAGCAAGCTCTAAGACTCGTACCATCTCAGGGGTTGAAACCATGCCTGCTTCATCAACGACGATGACGTGATCTGTCGTCCACCCCAAGGTGGCCACTGCCTGCTCAACGTCCTGGTCTTCTACTCCGCGCAGTACCCGCGCCAACGTGGAGGAAGAATGCGCAACATTTTCACCAACCATGACATCAGCGGCTTTACCGGTCGGGGCAAGACCTATGACCTGTTTACCTGCCTGCTCCCACGCTTTTCGAGCAGCTTTCAAACTAGAGGTTTTACCCGCACCAGCAGGCGCAATCACCACACTGGCAAGATAACGAGACGACACCACCGCGCGCATCGCCTCAGCCTGATCAGCAGACAACTGCCCCTCAACAGGCGCAATCATCGACGACGACACACCGAGACCGGTCACCGTGGTCGCTAGATCAATACCGCGATTGACTTCCTCGACCACTGCTTCGGAGGTAAAACGCTGCGAGCCTTCACGAGCACTACGATCAACCTGTCGATCTTTTTCCGGAGTCACCGTCCACGCCACCTGGCCGCCACAGACTTGATCAGCCAAGTGCTCAACCGTGTCATAAATCTGCTCAGCCGCCACTGCTCCAACGGGCAGGAGTTCTGTGGCAGCTTCAACAACATCAGCACGGGTAAACGTGGAGCGTTCACGCGTTACCGCTTCTAGTACCTCATCGACGGTCGGTAGTGCCACCGGTTGTGGGCTATGGCTGTGTGGGGAGAGCGCCGCAACAAACTGTGACGCAGCAGTCTCTGCCACGCGGGCTTTCCAGTTCTGCTCCAACTCAGACAGTGGCGTATCAAGGTCTTTGACCTGGCGGGTTTTCTTCTGCCCGATGCGCTCAAACGCAGCATCAGAGCCCACACCGTTATCAGCTGCCCACTGATCAATCTCGCGAGCACGAGTAGAAAAATCCTCAATCAGCCCACGGTCATCAAGACCAACAATCTCCGCACACCCATGCACAGTGTCTGCCCATGCCACACCGAGCATGCGGGAGAGCTCTTCACGCAGCACGGCTTGATAGATGGTGCCAGCCGCACGTGCCTCGTGATACAAACTCACACCATCTAGAGCGCGCCACTTGCCATCGCGGCACAGTTGCTTATTAGCTAGCAAGACGTGTGCGTGAAGATGAGGATCACCGGCTCGACTGGTGCGGTGTTCATAGCGCACACCCGATAATGCTTCGACGCGATCAATGATCATCGCAGAGCGATCATGATCATCAGCACGACGGGTATAGCCTGCGTGCTCAGACAGATACGACAGCGCAGTCGTCACCGCGCGGTGGTGTGCTCGGTCAACAGTTGATCGAACATCCGTGTCATTGGTCAGCCCCCAGATGAGGGACACACTTTTTGGCGCGCAAAACGTTAAATCAAATCCGGGCACGCCACTGCTTTTTGGTGCGCGGCCAAGTTTGTGCCCGCTCGGGGCAAGCGCGTGATTAAACCACTGACCTACATCTGCACCATTAACCTGTGCGCCGTTTTTAACACCGAGCGCAGTCGCCACAGCAGATGCTTGGGCTTCGGTGCGTGCCTGAATCCACGCGGTCGCAGGCTGGGAGCCGTCCTCGGAATAGTAGTCATCAGGACTAGAAACTTTATCGTCGGAAGTGGTGACAGTGGACTCATAGTAAGCCACGGAATCGCCGTGCATTTTTGCAATCGTGAGCACGCGATAACCCTGCCTTTCTACTTCCCGGAATCCGCCCCGCTAGGGCACTGCTACCAGTTTACTGCAAATGTACCAATGGATTTTGGGTTTGTGGGTTTTCGTTGCGTAAGCAACATAGATCAGTGGTGGGCAGCGTCGCAGAATGCGCGGTTTGAGATGTGACTTTGTCCGCTAAATGGCGTGACATCTTGATCGCTGTGTGGCGCCCTCAGAGTGTCCACTCGTGAGACGCGTCGCCGGTAGGGTGAACAGGTATGAAACCCGCTTGTCTCACAAACGCATCAACGACAGACGGTGACACCGCTCTGGCAGGCCTTCTACTCAACTCCTTGCCGCTCAACCGCCCCGTCTATGCTGCCTGTCTCGCCACAGTCGGCCCGGCAGGCACTCGCATCGCCACGATCGGGTGCGACCTGCAGAAAACGTTCCACATCGGTTCAATCAGCAAAGCCCTCAACGGCTTGATCTACACCGACATGGTGCAGACCAGGCTGATCTCACCGCACGACCGGCTCGAAGAGCACCTCCCCCTGGCCGGAACAGCTGCCGGTGAAGCAACCTTGGAGTCCTGTCTGACCCACACCTCAGGACTGCCTGCCACTGGTGGGGGAATCCGCTCAGCAGCCCGAGCGCTCGGCGCTGTACTGACAGGTGGTGATCCACAACCAGAGAACCTCGACGATCTGATGAAACAACTTCGCCGATCACGTATCCGTCATCCGGGGCGCTTCAGCTATTCCAACCTCGCTGCCTCAGCATTGGGCCACGCGTTAGCGGCCGCCGACGGGGCGGACTATCCGACCCTGGTGCGAAACAGGCTGACGATACCGCTGGGATGCCCCCGGCTGCGCGCTCAGCAACCTGCACAGCGAAACCTCCCGCATGACCTCAACGCTCTCACCGTGTGGGGCACTGACCAACTGCCCTGGACCGGGCAAGGCTATGGACCGGCCGGAGTGATCAGGGGAAGCGCCCATGATTTCGCCACGGTCATGTCAA
It contains:
- a CDS encoding site-specific DNA-methyltransferase; this encodes MEDCMGRRPQKLELTWFNKDKALIPTEEGKYGYTWVDSKDPRYCETHTLVIEDIIRGELSPKEDRITYSERADLLPTEDNLLILGESGDVLEALTRVPELAEKYVGEVKCVYIDPPFNTAQTFANYEDNLEHSIWLTMMRDRLIHLRQLLSDDGSIWIHLDDVENHRMRVLMDEIFGAANFVAEVVWQKADSPRSSSKGFSVDHDIILVYRKSETFTFNRLPRSAAANSRFSNPDNDPNGPWWDDNPTANKGDGGAGMCYAIQNPLTGEMQYPGRGRHWSLGQRDILAAMNEWAPYRLEDLHDEEHRAAIEGIPLSRAKTGIKALVLDVPVEEARELVEKRRQAGPLPRYLIRSKGSIGRKMYVPSTGMVPRTWWTNEEVGHNREAKAEIKALTPGTKPFATPKPERLLERIIHIASNPGDIVLDVFAGSGTTAAVAHKMGRRWVTCELLEDTMERFTRPRLARVINGEDPGGVTMATDLEPKIDRVKVPQKNTPEDMKDAVTLIGRVLQQEGLPTDDIAALTEARKLLAMRNKEVINWRGGGSFRVARLSPSCFDYDPNLDLVTLTEAATGQVLVESVAANLNFRLTPDHRYFHGVRGAMRLVVVEGRLDRAKVDDLIAHLADGEGLTIAATEIDDGVRQYLRSLGRGCRAVHVPSEIFTYSSAKEQ
- a CDS encoding replication initiation protein, with protein sequence MSLPNDHVSGTTRHVEDLLFTGGLEDTPAGCTDRDALISHLGRDVLHGSRGRDFAAAYFTTKDGTRAPRMYRVDSDALGKCEYVQLTHKQYAAVLVVDIDIPGTSGGHPIHLNDEVKEKFSQLINHHLDPAWVGINPVNGKCQVIWLINPIYADKDGQSPHMALLAAATKTLGEWMGHDSHFSHRFSRSPFYTGDSPTAYRWYRQHHRVYRLGDLLTGVRSMIGQTQYSKPQQRFSSGRELINAVKARREEAERFKALAQDVETELAGQLDYYDPELVQGVRVLWVREGRAARDETAFRHALKTGHRLRQAGQRMTDAAIIDAYEQAYTVAQEVGSDGRKSEMPLMRDRQTMARRVRGYVTTSKNESYSFSSDVGQATNAERKALATMGRRGGKKAAERWETDPEGEYAQGRRAVMEKTHRKKRVQGQTSRAKIQALIGQAYVETGKLPTRKEIMAETGFSEATVKRHVRSLRQAGLLPQ
- a CDS encoding ParA family protein → MRISFVHTKGGVGKTTSSIFLATAAARRGIVVELFDADPQGSAMRWAEIANHNGDPLEFPTEPINAKKLQSLKKTDDWQIIDTPPGSAAEIQAAIDTADLVIVPTHPSPLDIDRVWPTLDTLTHKNAAVLLIGVHERRRLYQETRDVFEDQGIQTFASFVPEREDIKATFGTNPHELYTFDEICEEILGIEEMF
- the mobF gene encoding MobF family relaxase codes for the protein MLTIAKMHGDSVAYYESTVTTSDDKVSSPDDYYSEDGSQPATAWIQARTEAQASAVATALGVKNGAQVNGADVGQWFNHALAPSGHKLGRAPKSSGVPGFDLTFCAPKSVSLIWGLTNDTDVRSTVDRAHHRAVTTALSYLSEHAGYTRRADDHDRSAMIIDRVEALSGVRYEHRTSRAGDPHLHAHVLLANKQLCRDGKWRALDGVSLYHEARAAGTIYQAVLREELSRMLGVAWADTVHGCAEIVGLDDRGLIEDFSTRAREIDQWAADNGVGSDAAFERIGQKKTRQVKDLDTPLSELEQNWKARVAETAASQFVAALSPHSHSPQPVALPTVDEVLEAVTRERSTFTRADVVEAATELLPVGAVAAEQIYDTVEHLADQVCGGQVAWTVTPEKDRQVDRSAREGSQRFTSEAVVEEVNRGIDLATTVTGLGVSSSMIAPVEGQLSADQAEAMRAVVSSRYLASVVIAPAGAGKTSSLKAARKAWEQAGKQVIGLAPTGKAADVMVGENVAHSSSTLARVLRGVEDQDVEQAVATLGWTTDHVIVVDEAGMVSTPEMVRVLELAHAADARVVLVGDPYQYGAVKARGGLLATLAHEVPDAVELREVFRQHDEKERVASKRLRTGVLPDVERAADFYAGASRLHAGSVTAMLDDALAGWREDVAAGKDSLLVASTHDYVDALNRAAQQTMIAAGVVDGAEAIELAAGQYAHVGDTILTRRNDYELTTNSGDVVRNGQRWQVEAIDGDGFVLARRLDDTAATVRLHPAYLAEHVQLGYASTGHAAQGATVDVARVVAGVGQIDRAGVYVPLTRGREANYLYMAESMPGDSDTGHGTTTPTQRRESAQYARDLLVQAATRSHSDQSPHEVHRQARLDWGLSRLSSNLPTGESPFRGTRMAQVVDQRAEKRLERVQEFYATSNTAVRVKQAVKRARDKDRTDTLSSISGVDQPFSADYLSMSPEELSATMQKQMQEPAQRKKTPHEEEKARISAKIEHCEQEVSDLRAQVSELELARRDADRELSQANRHIYELDNRIHAKEVEREQRGFLAKAFKPREGLDQIEQLMIERDQQQIYRDQCEHKVADVKADLDQARTAYQTAQDKHVDAVQELSSVNLNPLLLHDGELNLAESHHDDTAADDYDHTSSWEHSSHNDNGMDL
- a CDS encoding serine hydrolase domain-containing protein, which translates into the protein MPLNRPVYAACLATVGPAGTRIATIGCDLQKTFHIGSISKALNGLIYTDMVQTRLISPHDRLEEHLPLAGTAAGEATLESCLTHTSGLPATGGGIRSAARALGAVLTGGDPQPENLDDLMKQLRRSRIRHPGRFSYSNLAASALGHALAAADGADYPTLVRNRLTIPLGCPRLRAQQPAQRNLPHDLNALTVWGTDQLPWTGQGYGPAGVIRGSAHDFATVMSTLLADDCVYEDAFRVRFTDDTESVAAGWFVEDKSDRTLVWHNGYASGFGAHMVLDRQRRRGAFISVVSPYPDPDIEPVAMTMLDAAV